The following are from one region of the Mannheimia granulomatis genome:
- a CDS encoding cytochrome-c peroxidase, with product MKKFLLSSIAVAAIGYFSLVGYAAYFDKSNSEKLLAATELPESHKAVMQVMYKNGCQYCHTPNAELPAYAKLPVANQIITNDITTGNRFFRLDKMIEGMKDPSQLSEADLAKLEQVIRNGEMPAAKYIHIHWSSRPDESEKKVILDWIEAQRKAYFLPQNTEGVDAKNLVQPIPESLPTHPKKVALGKEIYFDGRLSLDGSIQCHTCHLLNQGGVDNLPVAEGIHGKKGGINAPSVFNAALNKWQFWDGRAKTLADQAGGPPTNPVEMGSNSWEEIVAKFEQDEEFKKRFFEVYPNISQANLTDAIAEFEKTLLTPNSAFDKFLKGDQTALTEAQKRGYEHFKNAKCDTCHTGSLMGGQSFEYMGLYGDYFKARGTEMTDADQGRYAHTQDPTDMHRFKVPTLRNVALTAPYFHDASAKDLKEAVRIMGHFQSNKDFTDAELNEIVSFLEALTGEYQGKLLTNEKIAK from the coding sequence ATGAAAAAATTCCTTCTTTCAAGTATTGCGGTTGCAGCAATCGGCTATTTTTCTTTAGTGGGGTATGCTGCTTACTTTGATAAATCCAATTCAGAAAAGCTTTTAGCTGCAACGGAACTGCCGGAATCACATAAAGCGGTTATGCAGGTAATGTATAAAAACGGTTGCCAGTACTGTCATACACCGAATGCAGAATTGCCGGCTTATGCTAAATTGCCTGTTGCAAATCAAATTATCACTAATGATATTACTACCGGAAATCGCTTTTTCCGTTTAGATAAAATGATAGAGGGAATGAAAGATCCAAGCCAATTATCAGAAGCAGATTTAGCCAAACTTGAGCAAGTGATCCGAAATGGTGAGATGCCGGCAGCGAAATATATCCATATCCATTGGAGTTCTCGTCCTGATGAATCTGAGAAAAAAGTGATTTTAGATTGGATTGAAGCTCAGCGTAAAGCTTATTTCTTACCGCAGAACACCGAGGGTGTGGATGCTAAAAATTTAGTTCAGCCTATTCCTGAAAGCTTGCCGACTCATCCTAAAAAAGTGGCTTTAGGTAAAGAAATTTACTTTGATGGGCGTTTATCTTTAGACGGTTCTATTCAATGCCATACCTGCCATTTATTGAATCAAGGTGGTGTAGATAATTTACCTGTTGCAGAAGGTATTCATGGTAAAAAAGGCGGTATCAATGCTCCATCTGTGTTTAATGCTGCCTTGAATAAATGGCAGTTCTGGGATGGACGTGCAAAAACGCTAGCCGATCAAGCCGGTGGCCCACCAACTAATCCTGTTGAAATGGGTTCAAACAGTTGGGAAGAGATTGTGGCAAAATTTGAGCAAGATGAGGAGTTCAAAAAACGCTTCTTTGAGGTGTATCCAAATATTTCGCAAGCTAACTTAACCGATGCGATTGCAGAATTTGAGAAGACTTTATTAACACCAAACAGTGCTTTTGATAAATTCTTAAAAGGCGATCAAACAGCATTAACCGAGGCACAGAAACGAGGCTATGAGCATTTTAAAAATGCGAAATGTGATACTTGCCATACCGGCAGCTTGATGGGCGGACAATCTTTTGAGTATATGGGCTTATATGGCGATTACTTTAAAGCTCGCGGTACCGAAATGACGGATGCGGATCAAGGTCGTTATGCTCATACTCAAGACCCTACTGATATGCACCGCTTTAAAGTGCCAACTTTGCGTAATGTGGCATTAACTGCGCCTTATTTCCACGATGCTTCAGCGAAAGACTTGAAAGAAGCGGTACGCATAATGGGGCATTTCCAAAGCAATAAAGACTTTACCGATGCAGAGCTAAATGAAATTGTGTCGTTCTTAGAAGCCCTAACCGGTGAATATCAAGGCAAATTGCTTACTAATGAGAAAATAGCAAAATAA
- a CDS encoding MFS transporter, whose amino-acid sequence MTNILLAIIYLSFISLGLPDAILGAAWPSMHQQLSVPLSYAGVVSVIMSIGTISSSLMSQKLTYHLGTGKLMVISVALTALGLWGFSISSSFEMLCLWAIPYGLGAGAVDAALNHYVALNYASRHMSWLHCMWGVGASLGPHILGIALLHGKGWDSGYFYISLFQLSLTIVLFLSLPLWKDRKQAAYSEPSTAPLPLREVIKIPGVKYGVLAFIGYCGVEQTAGLWASSYFVLANDVGVEQAAAFGSLFFIGITVGRAVSGFLTFKLSNHQMIKLGFSLILIGIVILFLPLGKYITLISLIIIGLGCAPIYPCFIHSTPDFFGKEISQSVIGIQMASAYIGVLALPPLFGLIASVIGIQLLPVYLLIMFGGMVYAYWNLLRKIEK is encoded by the coding sequence ATGACAAATATTCTTTTAGCGATAATCTATCTCTCTTTCATTAGCCTTGGCTTGCCTGATGCGATTTTAGGAGCGGCGTGGCCTTCTATGCATCAACAGCTTTCGGTACCGCTTTCTTATGCCGGCGTGGTGTCTGTGATTATGTCAATTGGCACGATCTCTTCGAGTCTTATGTCGCAAAAACTAACCTATCACCTTGGCACAGGCAAGTTGATGGTGATTAGCGTGGCTTTAACTGCCTTAGGTTTATGGGGATTTTCTATCAGTAGCTCTTTTGAGATGCTTTGCCTTTGGGCGATTCCTTATGGCTTGGGGGCCGGTGCGGTGGATGCAGCGTTAAATCATTATGTCGCTCTTAATTACGCCAGCCGCCATATGAGCTGGCTACATTGTATGTGGGGAGTAGGTGCATCACTCGGGCCGCATATTTTGGGTATTGCCTTACTGCATGGAAAAGGTTGGGATTCGGGCTATTTTTACATTTCGTTGTTCCAATTAAGTTTGACGATAGTGTTATTTTTATCGCTGCCGCTTTGGAAAGATCGTAAACAGGCGGCATATTCAGAACCATCTACTGCTCCGTTACCGCTTCGAGAAGTGATAAAAATCCCCGGTGTGAAGTATGGCGTGTTAGCTTTTATTGGCTACTGTGGCGTGGAACAAACTGCCGGCTTATGGGCGAGTAGCTATTTTGTGTTGGCAAACGATGTTGGGGTCGAACAAGCCGCTGCTTTTGGTAGCTTGTTTTTTATCGGCATTACCGTGGGCAGGGCTGTGAGCGGTTTTCTTACGTTCAAACTCAGCAACCACCAAATGATCAAACTTGGCTTTAGCCTGATTTTAATCGGTATTGTCATTCTCTTCTTACCTCTTGGTAAATATATAACTTTGATCAGTCTGATTATTATCGGGCTAGGTTGTGCACCGATTTACCCTTGCTTTATCCATTCTACCCCCGATTTTTTTGGGAAAGAAATATCACAATCGGTCATCGGCATTCAAATGGCGAGTGCTTATATCGGCGTGTTAGCTTTACCCCCACTGTTTGGGCTAATTGCAAGTGTGATTGGCATTCAACTGCTGCCGGTTTATTTACTTATAATGTTTGGGGGGATGGTTTATGCTTATTGGAATCTGTTAAGAAAAATTGAGAAATAA
- the rsmI gene encoding 16S rRNA (cytidine(1402)-2'-O)-methyltransferase: protein MKNRQNSTETHSDYGILYIVATPIGNLGDITQRALDTLAMVDLIAAEDTRHSGLLLSHYGIKKPFFALHDHNEQQKAVILVEKLTKGENIALISDAGTPLISDPGFHLVRHCRQAGIKVVPLPGACAAVTALCASGIASDRFCFEGFLPAKTKSRCDKLTELENEPRTLIFYESTHRILDTLSDMKSVFGAERYVVMAREITKTWETIHGDSLENLMDWLNEDSNRIKGEIVLIVEGKPTSEEAEFSSQAIKLLRLLCQELPLKKAAAIVAETFDYKKNALYQYGLEHFE from the coding sequence ATGAAAAACAGACAAAATTCAACAGAAACTCATTCAGACTACGGAATTTTATATATTGTTGCCACCCCGATTGGTAATTTGGGCGATATTACTCAACGGGCACTAGACACCTTAGCAATGGTAGATTTAATCGCCGCCGAAGACACCCGCCACAGTGGTTTACTACTCAGTCACTATGGTATTAAAAAGCCGTTTTTTGCCTTACACGACCATAACGAGCAGCAGAAAGCGGTCATTTTAGTCGAAAAATTAACAAAAGGAGAAAATATCGCCCTCATTTCCGATGCCGGTACTCCGCTTATCAGCGATCCCGGTTTTCATCTTGTCCGTCATTGCCGCCAAGCCGGCATTAAAGTGGTGCCGCTGCCGGGCGCTTGTGCTGCCGTGACCGCTCTTTGTGCATCCGGTATTGCTTCAGACCGTTTTTGCTTTGAAGGGTTCTTACCGGCAAAAACAAAATCCCGTTGCGATAAATTAACCGAACTGGAAAATGAACCTCGCACACTGATTTTTTATGAATCTACCCACCGTATTTTAGATACCCTTTCCGATATGAAAAGTGTCTTCGGTGCAGAGCGCTATGTAGTCATGGCTCGCGAAATCACTAAAACGTGGGAAACCATTCACGGCGATAGCTTAGAAAATTTAATGGATTGGTTGAATGAAGATAGCAATCGTATTAAAGGCGAAATTGTATTGATTGTAGAAGGCAAACCTACCTCAGAAGAAGCCGAGTTTTCCAGCCAAGCGATAAAACTTTTACGACTACTCTGCCAAGAACTTCCGCTTAAAAAAGCCGCTGCTATTGTGGCAGAAACCTTTGACTATAAGAAAAATGCGTTATATCAATATGGATTAGAGCATTTTGAGTAG
- the putP gene encoding sodium/proline symporter PutP has protein sequence MFVFDPTTIMFVVYILGMIAIGFIAYRVTNNLSDYILGGRRLGSFVTALSAGASDMSGWLLMGLPGAVYAGGLIEGWIAIGLTIGAYLNWKLVAGRLRSHTEHSGDALTLPEYFHNRFGDKTRLIKILSAVIFLLFFAIYCASGVVAGARVFENLFGLPYHQAIWYGAIATILYTFIGGFLAVSWTDTIQASLMLFALILTPLFVMYNLGGFDEMQALISQAGEMAQKDYNDIFTGTSVLGIISLMAWGLGYFGQPHIVVRFMAAESVKSLENARRISMTWMVICLVGAIGIGYFGMAYFFGNPDKVGTVSQNSEQVFIELAKLLFNPWVAGILLSAILAAVMSTLSAQLLICSSAITEDLYKGILRPKATDKELVWLSRLMVLVVAAIAIYIAQDPNSKVFGLVRNAWAGFGSAFGPVVLLSLFWKRMNGFGAVAGMLTGALIVHFWGDITAQFNFPEIYSMIPGFISAMVMIVVVSLLTPKPNQEILDTFDRANKAYLDEVK, from the coding sequence ATGTTTGTTTTTGATCCAACAACAATAATGTTTGTTGTCTATATTTTAGGCATGATTGCAATTGGTTTTATTGCCTATCGTGTAACTAACAATCTTTCAGACTATATTTTAGGTGGTCGCCGTTTAGGTAGCTTTGTTACTGCACTTTCCGCAGGAGCTTCGGATATGTCAGGATGGCTCTTAATGGGACTGCCGGGAGCTGTTTATGCGGGCGGTTTGATTGAAGGGTGGATTGCAATCGGTTTAACTATCGGTGCCTATTTGAACTGGAAATTGGTTGCAGGACGCTTACGTTCACATACCGAACACAGTGGTGATGCTTTAACCTTACCAGAATATTTTCACAACCGTTTTGGCGATAAAACCCGCTTAATTAAAATTTTATCAGCGGTCATTTTTTTACTGTTTTTTGCAATTTACTGTGCCTCAGGCGTAGTCGCCGGTGCTAGAGTGTTTGAGAACCTGTTTGGTTTGCCTTATCACCAAGCGATTTGGTACGGTGCTATTGCTACCATTCTCTATACCTTTATCGGCGGTTTCCTTGCAGTAAGTTGGACAGATACTATCCAAGCTTCATTAATGCTGTTTGCTTTAATTTTAACTCCGTTATTTGTAATGTATAACCTTGGCGGTTTTGATGAAATGCAGGCATTAATCAGCCAAGCAGGTGAAATGGCACAAAAAGATTATAATGATATTTTCACAGGCACCAGTGTGTTAGGCATTATCAGCTTAATGGCATGGGGCTTGGGTTATTTTGGTCAGCCACATATTGTGGTGCGTTTTATGGCGGCAGAAAGTGTGAAATCACTAGAGAATGCCCGTCGCATTAGTATGACCTGGATGGTTATCTGCCTTGTCGGTGCCATCGGGATCGGCTATTTTGGTATGGCTTATTTCTTTGGTAATCCTGACAAAGTGGGTACCGTTAGCCAAAATTCGGAGCAAGTTTTTATTGAGTTAGCGAAATTGTTGTTCAACCCTTGGGTGGCAGGGATTTTATTATCGGCAATTTTGGCTGCGGTAATGAGTACTCTCTCTGCACAATTACTGATTTGCTCAAGTGCAATCACCGAAGATTTATACAAAGGTATTTTACGCCCTAAAGCGACTGATAAAGAATTAGTTTGGTTAAGCCGTTTGATGGTACTTGTGGTAGCAGCTATTGCTATTTATATTGCCCAAGATCCAAACAGCAAAGTATTTGGTTTGGTGCGTAATGCGTGGGCAGGTTTCGGTTCCGCTTTCGGACCAGTAGTACTGCTTTCACTTTTTTGGAAACGCATGAATGGCTTTGGTGCTGTGGCAGGTATGCTAACAGGCGCGTTAATCGTGCATTTCTGGGGGGATATTACCGCGCAATTTAATTTTCCTGAAATTTACTCAATGATTCCAGGCTTTATCAGTGCAATGGTGATGATTGTGGTGGTTTCTCTCTTAACACCAAAACCGAATCAAGAAATTTTAGATACCTTCGACCGTGCGAATAAAGCATATTTGGATGAAGTAAAATAA